A part of Saimiri boliviensis isolate mSaiBol1 chromosome 11, mSaiBol1.pri, whole genome shotgun sequence genomic DNA contains:
- the LOC101028009 gene encoding olfactory receptor 2A12-like — MQEPNQSFVTEFILLGFPLGPRTTPLLFSAFLMIYLLIILGNGLIAILICLDSHLHTPMYFFIGILSLLDLGYATTTVPQMLAHLASEKKTIPFTSCVAQMYIFLVLGITESWLFAMMSIDRYVAICHPLRYKVIMSSWVCGVMVIVCGLWGVTSALVYTMFAMHLPYCGPNRINHFFCEVPAVLKLACADTSVNDRVDCILGFSVILIPLSLILIIYVNIFIAILKIHSAQGRLKAFATCASHITVVTMFSVPAMVMYMKPGSQASPEEDKKLALFYNVISAFLNPIIYSLWNKDVKRAFLKVTRWGTTPE; from the coding sequence ATGCAAGAGCCCAACCAGTCCTTTGTTACTGAATTCATCCTTCTAGGATTCCCCCTTGGCCCCAGGACCACTCCTCTGCTCTTCTCGGCCTTTCTGATGATCTACCTGTTGATTATTCTGGGCAATGGCTTGATTGCCATCCTCATCTGTCTGGATTCGCACCTTCACACTCCCATGTATTTCTTTATTGGCATCTTGTCCCTGTTGGACCTTGGCTACGCTACCACAACTGTGCCCCAGATGTTGGCACATCTGGCCAGTGAGAAGAAGACAATCCCTTTCACGAGCTGTGTGGCCCAAATGTACATTTTCTTGGTGCTAGGCATCACTGAGTCCTGGCTCTTTGCCATGATGTCTATAGACAGGTATGTGGCCATCTGCCACCCACTCAGGTACAAGGTCATCATGAGCTCGTGGGTCTGTGGGGTGATGGTGATTGTTTGTGGACTCTGGGGTGTCACCTCTGCCCTTGTCTACACCATGTTTGCCATGCATCTGCCCTACTGTGGCCCCAACAGAATCAACCACTTCTTCTGTGAAGTCCCTGCAGTCTTAAAGCTAGCTTGTGCGGACACCTCAGTCAATGATCGAGTAGATTGCATTCTTGGTTTCAGTGTCATCCTGATCCCACTGTCCCTCATTCTTATAATTTATGTCAACATTTTCATTGCCATCTTAAAGATCCATTCAGCACAGGGGCGGCTAAAGGCGTTCGCCACCTGTGCCTCCCATATCACTGTGGTCACCATGTTCTCTGTGCCAGCCATGGTCATGTACATGAAGCCTGGCTCTCAGGCCTCCCCGGAAGAGGACAAGAAGCTGGCTCTGTTCTACAATGTCATCTCTGCCTTCCTCAACCCCATCATCTACAGCCTCTGGAACAAGGATGTGAAGAGGGCTTTCCTCAAGGTGACACGCTGGGGCACGACCCCAGAATAA